In Streptomyces sp. NBC_00414, a single window of DNA contains:
- a CDS encoding HPr family phosphocarrier protein — protein MAERRVNVGWAEGLHARPASIFVRAATATGVPVTIAKADGNPVNAASMLAVLGLGAQGGEEIVLASDAEGADAGLDRLAKLVAEGLDELPETV, from the coding sequence ATGGCTGAGCGCCGCGTCAACGTCGGCTGGGCCGAGGGCCTGCACGCCCGTCCCGCCTCCATCTTCGTCCGGGCGGCCACGGCCACCGGTGTCCCCGTGACGATCGCCAAGGCCGACGGCAATCCCGTCAACGCCGCTTCCATGCTCGCGGTCCTCGGCCTGGGCGCCCAGGGCGGCGAGGAGATCGTCCTGGCCTCCGACGCCGAGGGCGCGGACGCCGGGCTCGACCGCCTGGCGAAGCTGGTCGCCGAGGGTCTCGACGAGCTCCCCGAGACGGTCTGA
- a CDS encoding M16 family metallopeptidase → MTELATMEFHPQPQAGEARPWAFPAPERGTLGNGLTLLRCHRPGQQVVAVEVILDAPLEAEPKGLDGIATIMARAFSEGTDKHSAEEFAAELERCGATLDAHADHPGVRLSLEVPVSRLPKALGLLADALRAPAFEDGEIERLVRNRLDEIPHETANPARRAAKELSRQLFPADSRMSRPRQGTEETVTAIDSAAVRAFYEKHVRPATATAVVVGDLTDVDLDALLGDTLGTWTGSQAESRPVPSVTADDTGRVIIVDRPGAVQTQLLIGRVGADRHDRVWPAQVLGTYCLGGTLTSRLDRVLREEKGYTYGVRAFGQVLRSAPDGTGISMLAISGSVDTPNTGPALDDLWKVLRTLAAGGLTDAERDVAVQNLVGVAPLKYETAGAVAGTLADQVEQHLPDDFQATLYKQLAATGTVEATAAAVNAFPVDRLVTVLVGDAAQIEGPVRALGIGEVSVVAPE, encoded by the coding sequence GTGACCGAGCTCGCCACGATGGAGTTCCACCCGCAGCCCCAGGCCGGCGAGGCCAGGCCCTGGGCCTTCCCCGCGCCCGAGCGCGGCACCCTCGGCAACGGCCTGACGCTGTTGCGCTGCCACCGCCCCGGCCAGCAGGTCGTCGCCGTGGAGGTGATCCTGGACGCCCCGCTGGAGGCGGAGCCGAAGGGCCTGGACGGCATCGCCACGATCATGGCGCGAGCCTTCTCGGAGGGCACCGACAAGCACTCCGCCGAGGAGTTCGCCGCCGAGCTGGAGCGCTGCGGCGCCACCCTGGACGCGCACGCCGACCACCCCGGCGTACGGCTCAGCCTCGAAGTCCCCGTCTCCCGGCTGCCCAAGGCGCTCGGCCTGCTCGCCGACGCGCTCAGGGCGCCCGCGTTCGAGGACGGCGAGATCGAGCGGCTGGTGCGCAACCGGCTCGACGAGATCCCGCACGAGACCGCCAACCCGGCCCGGCGGGCCGCCAAGGAGCTGTCCCGGCAGCTCTTCCCGGCGGACTCCCGGATGTCGCGCCCGCGCCAGGGCACCGAGGAGACGGTCACCGCGATCGACTCGGCGGCCGTACGCGCCTTCTACGAGAAGCACGTACGCCCCGCCACGGCCACCGCGGTCGTCGTCGGAGACCTCACCGACGTCGACCTCGACGCGCTGCTCGGGGACACGCTCGGCACCTGGACCGGATCGCAGGCCGAGTCGCGTCCCGTGCCCTCGGTGACCGCCGACGACACCGGCCGGGTGATCATCGTCGACCGTCCCGGAGCCGTCCAGACGCAGCTGCTCATCGGCCGCGTCGGCGCGGACCGGCACGACCGTGTGTGGCCCGCCCAGGTGCTCGGCACGTACTGCCTCGGTGGCACCCTCACCTCCCGCCTGGACCGTGTCCTGCGCGAGGAGAAGGGATACACCTACGGCGTGCGGGCGTTCGGCCAGGTTCTGCGCTCCGCCCCGGACGGGACGGGCATCTCGATGCTCGCCATCAGCGGCTCGGTGGACACCCCGAACACCGGCCCGGCGCTCGACGACCTCTGGAAGGTGCTGCGCACCCTCGCCGCCGGGGGTCTGACGGACGCCGAGCGTGACGTCGCCGTGCAGAACCTGGTGGGGGTGGCGCCCCTGAAGTACGAGACCGCGGGCGCCGTCGCGGGCACGCTGGCCGACCAGGTCGAGCAGCACCTGCCGGACGACTTCCAGGCGACGCTGTACAAGCAGCTCGCCGCCACCGGCACCGTGGAGGCCACCGCGGCCGCCGTGAACGCCTTCCCGGTGGACCGTCTGGTGACCGTCCTCGTCGGTGACGCCGCGCAGATCGAGGGGCCCGTCAGGGCCCTCGGAATCGGCGAAGTCAGCGTCGTGGCACCGGAGTAG
- a CDS encoding M23 family metallopeptidase: MAFTRATGKHRLPSRMTRTTRRTVGVAALATTGVVGTLAAPAFAAESEIEQTGPLRAVTMGDSVAHEIDAQAAAQRQAAEQDAAREKAEAAAKKRAEEAAAKAKARAEKEREAEARAAREKERKRLNAYTAPIAGSYVSTSYQAGGGIWSSGSHTGIDFHAASGTAVHAVGSGTVVEAGWGGSYGNQVVIKMTDGTYTQYGHLSSIGVSVGQTVTPGQQIALSGATGNVTGAHLHFEARTTAEYGSDMDPVAYLRGHGVNV, translated from the coding sequence ATGGCGTTCACCCGCGCCACGGGGAAGCACCGTCTTCCCAGCCGCATGACGCGCACGACCCGCAGGACCGTCGGCGTCGCAGCCCTGGCCACCACCGGTGTCGTGGGCACACTGGCCGCCCCGGCGTTCGCCGCCGAGAGCGAGATCGAGCAGACCGGCCCCCTCCGGGCCGTCACCATGGGTGACTCGGTCGCCCACGAGATCGACGCCCAGGCCGCCGCCCAGCGGCAGGCCGCCGAGCAGGACGCGGCCCGCGAGAAGGCCGAGGCCGCCGCGAAGAAGCGCGCCGAGGAGGCCGCGGCCAAGGCCAAGGCGAGGGCCGAGAAGGAGCGCGAGGCCGAGGCCCGCGCGGCCCGCGAGAAGGAGCGCAAGCGCCTCAACGCCTACACCGCGCCGATCGCCGGCTCGTACGTCTCGACCTCTTACCAGGCCGGCGGCGGCATCTGGTCCTCCGGCAGCCACACCGGCATCGACTTCCACGCCGCCAGCGGCACCGCCGTCCACGCGGTGGGCTCCGGCACCGTCGTGGAGGCAGGCTGGGGCGGCTCGTACGGCAACCAGGTCGTCATCAAGATGACCGACGGCACGTACACCCAGTACGGGCACCTCTCGTCCATCGGTGTCTCGGTCGGCCAGACGGTCACTCCGGGGCAGCAGATAGCCCTCTCCGGGGCGACCGGCAACGTCACGGGGGCGCACCTGCACTTCGAGGCGCGGACGACCGCGGAGTACGGATCCGACATGGACCCCGTCGCGTACCTCCGCGGGCACGGCGTCAACGTCTGA
- a CDS encoding bifunctional acetate--CoA ligase family protein/GNAT family N-acetyltransferase encodes MQTPSDRHEYPAHWEADVVLRDGGTARVRPIAADDADRLVSFYEQVSAESKYYRFFAPYPRLSAKDVHRFTHHDFVDRVGLAATVGGEFIATVRYDRINASGMPASAPADEAEVAFLVQDAHQGRGVASALLEHIAAVARERGIRRFAAEVLPANSKMIKVFTDAGYQQKRSFEDGVVRLEFDLEPTDRSLAVQRAREQRAEGRSVARLLAPGSVAVVGAGRTPGGVGRSILENLRDAGFTGRLYAVNGALQEKELAGVQAHRSVRDIDEPVDLAVIAVPADRVPEAVAECGEHGVQGLVVVSAGYAESGPEGRERQRELVRQARTYGMRIIGPNAFGVINTSPRIRLNASLAPEMPRTGRIGLFAQSGAIGIALLSRLHRRGGGVTGVTGVSTFVSSGNRADVSGNDVLQYWYDDPDTDVALMYLESIGNPRKFTRLARRTAAAKPLVVVQGARHGGAAPQGHAVRATRLPHATVSALLRQAGVIRVDTITELVDAGLLLARQPLPVGPRVAILGNSESLGLLTYDACLAQGLSPQPTRDLTTGASAEDFRAALADALADDACDAVVVTAIPAVGERSAADAALAEALRSASAAAPAKPVLVVHVELGGLAEALSAAASTAPAGLAAAGSAPAGLAAASAGAAPAPAGTTPAPVGTAPAPAGPAPQAAPVLPEAESAGTRGAGTESAEVDSRLIPAYPAAERAVRALAEAVRYGQWRRESADPGRVPEYEDIDEKGAAEQIDRLLVDGEGADREGAVSTEPGAGEAGLTLGPDDTCALLGRYGIDVRRALPASTPEEAVAAAQRLGYPVALKTTAPHLRHRADLGGVRLDLADEEQLRRAYAELTSLFGQPEELRPVVQAMAPRGVDTVVRAVIDPAAGAVLSFGLAGAASELLGDTAHRLIPVTDRDAASLVRSIRTAPLLFGWRGSAPADVAALEELLLRLSRLVDDHPEVVSVSLEPVVVAPRGLSVLGASVRLAPPPARDDLGPRTLPVY; translated from the coding sequence ATGCAGACCCCGTCGGACCGGCACGAGTACCCCGCCCACTGGGAGGCGGACGTCGTCCTGCGCGACGGCGGCACCGCGCGCGTCCGGCCCATCGCGGCCGACGACGCCGACCGCCTCGTCAGCTTCTACGAGCAGGTGTCCGCCGAGTCGAAGTACTACCGCTTCTTCGCGCCGTACCCGCGCCTGTCCGCCAAGGACGTCCACCGCTTCACCCACCACGACTTCGTGGACCGGGTGGGACTCGCGGCCACTGTCGGCGGCGAATTCATCGCCACCGTACGCTACGACCGCATCAACGCCTCCGGGATGCCCGCCTCCGCCCCCGCGGACGAGGCGGAGGTCGCTTTCCTCGTGCAGGACGCCCATCAGGGACGTGGCGTGGCCTCCGCCCTGCTCGAACACATCGCGGCCGTCGCCCGTGAGCGCGGCATCCGCCGTTTCGCCGCCGAGGTACTGCCCGCCAACAGCAAGATGATCAAGGTTTTCACGGACGCCGGGTACCAGCAGAAGCGCAGCTTCGAGGACGGCGTCGTACGCCTGGAGTTCGACCTGGAGCCCACCGACCGTTCGCTCGCCGTGCAGCGCGCGCGGGAGCAGCGGGCGGAGGGCCGCTCCGTGGCCCGGCTCCTCGCGCCCGGCTCGGTCGCGGTGGTCGGAGCGGGCCGCACACCCGGGGGAGTGGGCCGCAGCATCCTGGAGAACCTGCGGGACGCGGGGTTCACCGGGCGCCTGTACGCGGTGAACGGCGCACTTCAGGAGAAGGAGCTGGCCGGAGTCCAGGCCCACCGCTCCGTGCGGGACATCGACGAGCCCGTCGACCTCGCCGTGATCGCCGTCCCGGCCGACCGGGTCCCCGAGGCAGTCGCGGAGTGCGGCGAGCACGGGGTGCAGGGACTCGTCGTGGTCTCCGCGGGATACGCCGAGAGCGGCCCCGAGGGCAGGGAGCGCCAGCGCGAACTCGTGCGCCAGGCACGTACGTACGGGATGCGGATCATCGGGCCGAACGCCTTCGGTGTCATCAACACCTCCCCGCGGATCCGGCTGAACGCCTCGCTCGCGCCGGAGATGCCGCGCACCGGGCGCATCGGGCTGTTCGCCCAGTCCGGGGCCATCGGGATCGCGCTGCTGTCCCGGCTGCACCGGCGCGGCGGCGGGGTCACCGGGGTGACGGGCGTGTCGACCTTCGTCTCCTCCGGCAACCGCGCGGACGTGTCCGGCAACGACGTCCTTCAGTACTGGTACGACGACCCGGACACCGATGTCGCGCTCATGTACCTCGAATCGATCGGCAACCCGCGCAAGTTCACCCGCCTCGCCCGGCGCACCGCGGCGGCCAAGCCGCTGGTCGTCGTCCAGGGCGCACGGCACGGCGGAGCCGCGCCCCAGGGGCACGCCGTACGGGCCACCCGGCTGCCGCACGCGACGGTGTCCGCCCTGCTGCGGCAGGCCGGGGTCATCCGCGTGGACACGATCACGGAGCTGGTCGACGCGGGACTGCTGCTGGCCCGCCAGCCCCTGCCCGTGGGCCCCAGGGTGGCGATCCTCGGGAACTCCGAGTCGCTCGGGCTGCTGACGTACGACGCGTGTCTCGCCCAGGGGCTGAGCCCGCAGCCGACCCGCGACCTGACGACGGGCGCCTCGGCCGAGGACTTCCGCGCGGCGCTGGCAGACGCGCTGGCCGACGACGCCTGCGACGCCGTCGTGGTCACCGCGATTCCGGCGGTGGGCGAGAGGTCCGCGGCGGACGCCGCTCTGGCGGAGGCCCTCCGTTCGGCCTCCGCTGCCGCTCCCGCCAAGCCGGTTCTCGTGGTGCATGTGGAGCTGGGCGGGCTCGCGGAGGCCCTGTCCGCGGCGGCGAGCACCGCACCGGCCGGTCTCGCGGCAGCCGGCAGCGCCCCGGCAGGCCTCGCGGCGGCATCCGCAGGCGCCGCACCAGCTCCGGCCGGCACGACACCAGCGCCCGTCGGCACCGCACCAGCTCCGGCCGGCCCCGCCCCGCAAGCCGCTCCCGTGCTTCCCGAGGCGGAGAGCGCCGGGACGCGAGGTGCCGGGACGGAGAGCGCTGAGGTCGACTCCCGGCTCATCCCCGCCTACCCCGCCGCCGAGCGGGCCGTGCGCGCGCTCGCGGAAGCCGTGCGATACGGCCAGTGGCGGCGCGAGTCCGCCGACCCGGGGCGGGTGCCCGAGTACGAGGACATCGACGAGAAGGGCGCGGCCGAACAGATCGACCGCCTGCTGGTCGACGGCGAAGGAGCCGACCGAGAAGGGGCCGTCTCCACGGAACCGGGAGCGGGCGAGGCGGGGCTCACGCTCGGCCCCGACGACACCTGCGCCCTCCTCGGCCGGTACGGCATCGACGTCCGTCGCGCCCTGCCCGCGTCCACGCCCGAGGAAGCGGTGGCCGCCGCGCAGCGTCTCGGCTACCCCGTGGCGCTGAAGACCACCGCCCCGCACCTGCGACACCGCGCCGACCTGGGCGGCGTCCGCCTCGACCTGGCGGACGAGGAGCAACTGCGGCGCGCGTACGCCGAGTTGACCAGCCTCTTCGGGCAGCCCGAGGAACTGCGCCCGGTGGTACAGGCCATGGCACCGCGCGGCGTCGACACGGTCGTCCGGGCGGTCATCGACCCGGCGGCCGGGGCGGTGCTCTCCTTCGGGCTCGCGGGAGCGGCCTCGGAACTGCTGGGAGACACCGCACACCGACTGATTCCGGTCACCGACCGCGACGCCGCCTCACTGGTCCGCTCCATCCGGACCGCACCGCTCCTCTTCGGCTGGCGCGGCTCGGCCCCGGCGGACGTCGCGGCACTGGAGGAACTGCTGCTGCGTCTGTCACGGCTTGTCGACGACCACCCGGAGGTCGTCTCCGTGTCCCTGGAGCCCGTCGTCGTCGCCCCGCGCGGGCTGAGCGTGCTCGGCGCCTCCGTGCGGCTCGCGCCGCCGCCCGCCCGCGACGACCTCGGGCCCCGCACGCTTCCGGTGTACTGA
- a CDS encoding GntR family transcriptional regulator, translated as MRIPARSVCTAIRDDIVAGVYGRGSRLTEELLARRYGVSRVPVREALRTLEAEGFVVTRRHAGACVAEPTEQEAADLLEMRVLLEPLGAARAAQRRTEAHLKVLRGLVRLGQERARRGNSEDLRSLGGWFHETLAQASGSPALTSTLGQLRHKIAWMYSVEAPAHPAESWTEHGAIVDAVARGDSDRARSITALHTERATSAHRLRFPGADRVERVRTSQHPVNTAGLRH; from the coding sequence ATGCGTATTCCCGCGCGCTCGGTATGCACGGCGATCCGTGACGACATCGTCGCGGGTGTCTACGGGCGCGGCAGCCGGCTCACCGAAGAACTGCTCGCGCGCCGCTACGGCGTCTCGCGGGTCCCCGTGCGCGAGGCGCTGCGCACCCTGGAGGCGGAGGGCTTCGTGGTCACCCGCCGGCACGCGGGCGCGTGCGTCGCCGAACCGACGGAGCAGGAGGCCGCCGACCTCCTGGAGATGCGTGTGCTGCTGGAGCCGCTGGGCGCCGCCCGGGCCGCCCAGCGACGTACCGAGGCCCATCTCAAGGTGCTGCGCGGCCTGGTCAGACTCGGTCAGGAGCGGGCCAGGCGGGGCAACAGCGAGGATCTGCGCTCACTCGGCGGCTGGTTCCACGAGACGCTCGCGCAGGCCTCGGGCAGCCCGGCGCTGACCTCGACGCTCGGTCAGCTGCGGCACAAGATCGCCTGGATGTACTCGGTCGAGGCGCCCGCGCACCCCGCCGAGTCCTGGACCGAGCACGGGGCCATCGTGGACGCCGTGGCCCGCGGTGACAGTGACCGGGCCCGGTCGATCACGGCGTTGCACACGGAGCGGGCGACCTCCGCGCACCGGCTGCGCTTTCCCGGCGCGGACCGCGTCGAACGTGTGAGGACTTCGCAACATCCCGTAAACACAGCGGGCCTGCGGCATTAA
- a CDS encoding M16 family metallopeptidase yields the protein MPMGHTATAEAGSGGLTATEHRLANGLRVVLSEDHLTPVAAVCLWYDVGSRHEVKGRTGLAHLFEHLMFQGSGQVKGNGHFELVQGAGGSLNGTTSFERTNYFETMPTHQLELALWLEADRMGSLLAALDEESMENQRDVVKNERRQRYDNVPYGTAFEKLTALAYPEGHPYHHTPIGSMADLDAATLEDARAFFRTYYAPNNAVLSVVGDIDPEQTLAWVEKYFGSVAGHDGKPAPRDGSLPETMGGQLREVVEEEVPARALMAAYRLPEDGTRASDAADLALTVLGGGESSRLYNRLVRRDRTAVAAGFGLLRLSGAPSLGWLDVKTSGDVEVPVIEAAVDEELARFAAEGPTAEEMERAQAQLEREWLDRLGTVAGRADELCRYAVLFGDPQLALTAVQRVLDITAEEVQEVAKARLRPDNRAVLVYEPVAAEETDAPGTDAAADNTDEEAAK from the coding sequence ATGCCCATGGGTCACACGGCCACAGCCGAGGCCGGTTCCGGCGGCCTGACAGCGACCGAGCACCGCCTGGCCAACGGCCTGCGTGTGGTGCTCTCCGAGGACCACCTCACCCCGGTCGCGGCGGTGTGCCTCTGGTACGACGTCGGCTCGCGTCACGAGGTCAAGGGCCGTACCGGGCTCGCCCACCTCTTCGAGCACCTGATGTTCCAGGGGTCCGGCCAGGTGAAGGGCAACGGTCACTTCGAGCTGGTCCAGGGAGCGGGCGGTTCGCTCAACGGGACGACGAGTTTCGAGCGGACCAACTATTTCGAGACCATGCCGACGCACCAGCTGGAGCTCGCCCTCTGGCTGGAGGCCGACCGCATGGGCTCCCTGCTCGCCGCGCTCGACGAAGAGTCGATGGAGAACCAGCGGGACGTCGTCAAGAACGAGCGCAGGCAGCGCTACGACAACGTCCCCTACGGCACCGCTTTCGAGAAGCTGACCGCCCTCGCCTATCCGGAGGGCCACCCCTACCACCACACCCCGATCGGGTCGATGGCGGACCTGGACGCGGCCACCCTTGAGGACGCGCGCGCTTTCTTCCGCACCTACTACGCGCCCAACAACGCGGTGCTGTCGGTCGTCGGTGACATCGACCCGGAGCAGACGCTCGCCTGGGTCGAGAAGTACTTCGGTTCCGTCGCGGGCCATGACGGAAAGCCCGCCCCGCGCGACGGCTCGCTCCCGGAGACCATGGGCGGGCAGCTGCGCGAGGTCGTCGAGGAGGAGGTCCCGGCGCGCGCGCTGATGGCCGCCTACCGGCTGCCGGAGGACGGCACGCGCGCGTCCGACGCGGCCGACCTCGCCCTGACCGTCCTCGGCGGCGGCGAGTCGTCCCGGCTCTACAACCGGCTCGTACGCCGCGACCGCACCGCCGTCGCGGCCGGGTTCGGCCTGCTGCGTCTCTCCGGAGCGCCCTCCCTGGGGTGGCTCGACGTGAAGACTTCCGGTGACGTCGAGGTCCCGGTCATCGAGGCCGCCGTCGACGAGGAGCTCGCCCGGTTCGCCGCGGAGGGCCCCACGGCCGAGGAGATGGAGCGCGCCCAGGCCCAGTTGGAGCGCGAGTGGCTGGACCGGCTCGGCACGGTCGCGGGCCGCGCCGACGAACTGTGCCGGTACGCGGTCCTGTTCGGCGACCCCCAGCTCGCCCTGACCGCCGTCCAGCGCGTCCTCGACATCACCGCGGAGGAGGTCCAGGAGGTCGCCAAGGCCCGCCTGCGCCCCGACAACCGCGCGGTGCTGGTCTACGAGCCGGTCGCCGCCGAGGAGACCGACGCCCCCGGGACCGACGCCGCCGCTGACAACACCGACGAGGAGGCGGCCAAGTGA
- a CDS encoding DNA gyrase/topoisomerase IV subunit A, with product MARRSTKTPPSDDFEERILDIDVVDEMQGSFLEYAYSVIYSRALPDARDGLKPVHRRIVYQMNEMGLRPDRGYVKCARVVGEVMGKLHPHGDASIYDALVRLAQPFSMRLPLVDGHGNFGSLGNDDPPAAMRYTEARMADATSLMTESIEENTVDFSPNYDGQEQEPSVLPAAYPNLLVNGASGIAVGMATNMAPHNLGEVIAAARHLIRHPGADLETLMKYVPGPDLPTGGRIVGLTGIRDAYESGRGTFKIRATVSVENVTARRKGLVVTELPFTVGPEKVIAKIKDLVGSKKLQGIADVKDLTDRSHGLRLVIEVKNGFVPEAVLEQLYKLTPMEESFGINNVALVDGQPLTLGLKELLEVYLDHRFEVVRRRSEFRRTKKRDRLHLVEGLLVALLDIDEVIRLIRSSDNSAQAKQRLIEHFSLSEIQTQYILDTPLRRLTRFDRIELETERDRLNGEIDELTGILDSDTELRKLVSTELAAVAKKFGTDRRTVLLASAGSAATAVPLQVADDPCRVLLSSTALLARTANGEPFGENEGRRVKHDLIVSAVPATAQGEIGAVTSTGRLLRLNVIDLPQLPETASAPNLSGGAPISEFLALEGDEQVVCLTTLDESSPGLALGTQQGVVKRVVPDYPSNKEELEVISLKDGDRIVGGAELRTGEEDLIFITDDAQLLRYQASQVRPQGRAAGGMTGVKLTDGAKVISFTAVDPAVDAVVFTVAGSRGTLDDSVQTTAKLTPFDQYPRKGRATGGVRCQRFLKGEDCLSLAWAGPAPARAAQKDGTPAELPEMDPRRDGSGVSLAKTVSVVAGPA from the coding sequence ATGGCCCGCCGCAGCACGAAGACCCCGCCATCCGACGACTTCGAGGAGCGCATCCTCGACATCGACGTCGTCGACGAGATGCAGGGCTCTTTCCTTGAGTACGCGTACTCGGTCATCTACTCCCGAGCCCTGCCGGACGCCCGCGACGGCCTCAAGCCCGTGCACCGCCGCATCGTCTACCAGATGAACGAGATGGGGCTCCGCCCCGACCGCGGCTACGTGAAGTGCGCCCGCGTCGTCGGCGAGGTCATGGGTAAGCTCCACCCCCACGGCGACGCGTCGATCTACGACGCCCTGGTCCGCCTGGCCCAGCCCTTCTCCATGCGCCTGCCCCTGGTCGACGGCCACGGCAACTTCGGTTCGCTGGGCAACGACGACCCGCCGGCCGCCATGCGGTACACCGAGGCGAGGATGGCCGACGCCACCTCCCTCATGACGGAGTCGATCGAGGAGAACACGGTCGACTTCAGCCCGAACTACGACGGCCAGGAGCAGGAGCCGTCGGTCCTCCCGGCCGCGTATCCGAACCTCCTGGTCAACGGCGCGTCGGGCATCGCGGTCGGCATGGCGACGAACATGGCGCCGCACAACCTCGGCGAGGTCATCGCCGCCGCCCGCCACCTGATCCGCCATCCAGGCGCCGATCTCGAAACGCTCATGAAGTACGTCCCGGGCCCCGACCTGCCCACCGGCGGCCGGATCGTCGGCCTGACCGGGATCAGGGACGCGTACGAGTCGGGCCGCGGCACCTTCAAGATCCGCGCGACGGTGTCGGTGGAGAACGTGACGGCGCGCCGCAAGGGCCTCGTCGTCACCGAACTGCCCTTCACCGTCGGCCCGGAGAAGGTGATCGCGAAGATCAAGGACCTGGTCGGCTCGAAGAAGCTGCAGGGCATCGCCGACGTCAAGGACCTCACCGACCGCTCGCACGGCCTGCGCCTGGTCATCGAGGTCAAGAACGGCTTCGTGCCGGAGGCGGTCCTGGAGCAGCTCTACAAACTGACGCCGATGGAGGAGTCCTTCGGCATCAACAACGTGGCGCTGGTGGACGGCCAGCCGCTCACGCTGGGCCTCAAGGAACTGCTGGAGGTGTACCTCGACCACCGTTTCGAGGTCGTGCGCCGCCGCAGCGAGTTCCGCCGCACCAAGAAGCGCGACCGGCTGCACCTGGTCGAGGGTCTGCTCGTCGCCCTGCTGGACATCGACGAGGTCATCCGCCTCATCCGCTCCAGCGACAACTCCGCCCAGGCCAAGCAGCGCCTGATCGAGCACTTCTCACTGAGCGAGATCCAGACGCAGTACATCCTGGACACGCCGCTGCGCCGGCTGACCAGGTTCGACCGCATCGAGCTGGAGACCGAGCGCGACCGGCTCAACGGCGAGATCGACGAGCTGACCGGCATCCTGGACTCGGACACCGAACTGCGCAAGCTGGTCTCGACCGAACTGGCCGCGGTGGCCAAGAAGTTCGGCACCGACCGGCGTACGGTGCTGCTGGCGTCGGCCGGTTCCGCCGCGACGGCCGTTCCGCTGCAGGTGGCCGACGACCCGTGCCGGGTGCTCCTGTCGTCGACGGCCCTGCTCGCGCGTACGGCCAACGGCGAGCCCTTCGGGGAGAACGAGGGCCGGCGCGTCAAGCACGATCTGATCGTCTCCGCCGTCCCGGCGACGGCGCAGGGCGAGATCGGCGCGGTCACGTCCACCGGACGGCTGCTGCGGCTCAACGTCATCGACCTTCCGCAGCTGCCCGAGACGGCCTCGGCGCCCAACCTCTCCGGGGGCGCGCCGATCTCGGAGTTCCTGGCTCTGGAGGGCGACGAGCAGGTGGTCTGTCTGACGACGCTCGACGAGTCGTCGCCGGGCCTGGCGCTCGGCACGCAGCAGGGTGTGGTCAAGCGCGTGGTCCCGGACTACCCGTCCAACAAGGAGGAGCTGGAGGTCATCTCCCTCAAGGACGGTGACCGGATCGTCGGCGGGGCCGAGTTGCGCACCGGCGAGGAGGACCTGATCTTCATCACCGACGACGCCCAACTGCTGCGCTATCAGGCGTCCCAGGTCCGTCCGCAGGGCCGGGCGGCGGGCGGCATGACGGGTGTGAAGCTCACGGACGGCGCCAAGGTCATCTCGTTCACGGCGGTCGACCCGGCCGTGGACGCGGTGGTGTTCACGGTGGCGGGTTCGCGCGGCACGCTGGACGACTCGGTCCAGACGACGGCCAAGCTGACCCCCTTCGACCAGTACCCGCGCAAGGGCCGCGCCACGGGCGGCGTTCGCTGCCAGCGCTTCCTGAAGGGCGAGGACTGCCTGAGCCTGGCCTGGGCGGGCCCCGCTCCCGCCCGCGCCGCGCAGAAGGACGGAACACCCGCGGAACTGCCGGAGATGGACCCGCGACGCGACGGCTCGGGCGTCTCGCTGGCGAAGACGGTCTCGGTGGTGGCAGGACCGGCATAG